In the genome of Longimicrobium sp., one region contains:
- the rpoN gene encoding RNA polymerase factor sigma-54, producing MKTGLYQGTTLKQEMKINPRLYQAMDLLYMPLLDLQQHLKQELLNNPFLDLVEPDAEEEVKAEKDDEKKDDEIDWEEILLNGFETGGRREEYEEREYYEPVSVDTKDLGDHLHDQLTLLRLSERELLLGEEIIGNITDDGYLVCPLEEIVQTLNDFVRGTEEFQGVPPYVLEEAERMLRTVQGFDPAGIAARDLRECILLQLRDSVVQDLIKETGESEPPIAEIERRLSDSLAFRIVRDYFEQLINHRWSEISKELSITPRDVQDAADEVAKLDPKPGLKYSSGGDNYIIPDLIVEKIEGEYLVFLNDTSLPRLKLSRAYRDIAKDKKKFVGENKEFISNKLNSANWMIQAIEQRRQTMLKVMNFIVDRQRDFFDKGVQYLKPLTLREVAEVIDMHESTVSRVTNEKFVQTPRGVFPLKFFFSSGLSTTSGEDVSARGIKAQIEKLVSDEDPAHPLTDQAIVNILKDDGIQIARRTVAKYRDQLGVLSARMRKRV from the coding sequence ATGAAGACCGGTCTCTACCAGGGAACGACCCTCAAGCAGGAGATGAAGATCAATCCGCGCCTGTACCAGGCGATGGATCTGCTCTACATGCCCCTGCTGGACCTTCAGCAGCACCTGAAGCAGGAGCTGCTGAACAACCCCTTCCTGGACCTGGTGGAGCCAGACGCCGAGGAAGAGGTCAAGGCCGAGAAGGACGACGAGAAGAAGGACGACGAGATCGATTGGGAGGAGATCCTCCTGAACGGCTTCGAGACCGGCGGCCGCCGCGAAGAGTACGAGGAGCGCGAGTACTACGAGCCGGTGTCGGTGGACACCAAGGACCTTGGCGACCACCTTCACGACCAGCTGACGCTGCTTCGCCTGTCGGAGCGCGAGCTCCTGCTGGGCGAAGAGATCATCGGCAACATCACCGACGACGGGTACCTGGTGTGCCCGCTGGAGGAGATCGTCCAGACGCTCAACGACTTCGTGCGGGGCACCGAGGAGTTCCAGGGCGTGCCGCCGTACGTGCTGGAAGAGGCCGAGCGGATGCTGCGCACCGTGCAGGGCTTCGACCCGGCCGGCATCGCCGCGCGCGACCTGCGCGAGTGCATCCTGCTGCAGCTTCGCGACTCGGTGGTGCAGGACCTGATCAAGGAAACGGGCGAAAGCGAGCCGCCCATCGCCGAGATCGAGCGGCGGCTGAGCGACAGCCTGGCCTTTCGCATCGTCCGCGACTACTTCGAGCAGCTGATCAACCACCGCTGGAGCGAGATCAGCAAGGAGCTTTCGATCACGCCGCGCGACGTGCAGGACGCGGCGGACGAGGTGGCCAAGCTCGATCCCAAGCCCGGCCTCAAGTACTCGTCCGGGGGCGACAACTACATCATCCCCGACCTGATCGTCGAAAAGATCGAGGGCGAGTACCTGGTGTTCCTGAACGACACCAGCCTGCCGCGGCTGAAGCTGTCGCGCGCCTACCGCGACATCGCCAAGGACAAGAAGAAGTTCGTCGGCGAGAACAAGGAGTTCATCAGCAACAAGCTGAACTCGGCCAACTGGATGATCCAGGCCATCGAGCAGCGCCGGCAGACCATGCTCAAGGTGATGAACTTCATCGTCGACCGGCAGCGCGACTTCTTCGACAAGGGCGTGCAGTACCTGAAGCCGCTGACCCTGCGCGAGGTGGCCGAGGTCATCGACATGCACGAGTCCACCGTCAGCCGCGTGACCAACGAAAAGTTCGTGCAGACGCCCCGCGGCGTGTTCCCGCTGAAGTTCTTCTTCTCGTCGGGGCTGAGCACCACGAGCGGCGAGGACGTGTCGGCGCGCGGCATCAAGGCGCAGATCGAAAAGCTGGTGAGCGACGAAGACCCCGCGCACCCGCTGACGGACCAGGCCATCGTGAACATCCTCAAGGACGACGGCATCCAGATCGCGCGGCGCACCGTGGCCAAGTACCGCGACCAGCTGGGCGTGCTTTCGGCCCGCATGCGCAAGCGCGTGTGA